One window from the genome of Cryptomeria japonica chromosome 6, Sugi_1.0, whole genome shotgun sequence encodes:
- the LOC131067293 gene encoding L-type lectin-domain containing receptor kinase VIII.1-like, protein MKRRVCALISLLQFLICGYAQQPNGNSTNFSFAYFSQNNSQQLIYMGNASFPAERGYIDLTPDPYATLNVSLPNETASNVVFPNCIGRVLYRQQLTMWPVSFTTVFTIFVKPVVFNGDGLAFIIVPNNKIFLAGSDRAMLGLFDSSTNGSTTGQLAIEFDTYKNRFDPDGNHVGIDIQGIISNVTAGMGEHGIDIKAGRAIQVRVDYDGWAKSLQIYARYANNTSAYASILNHTVELENTVPKSAYVGFSASTGSSYEIHRILDWNFSSVILPNSSLKLLPVKTPGGSGGGVEIGVLAGSITVGLVLVGLLLIWWFVVKKKKAASNLGYFSRELAVIQNAPHRYPYRQLAAATNNFSEAELLGTGGFGSVYRGNLSGGGNELAALVAVKKISAGSKQGAKEFISEITTIGRLRHRNLVQLHGWCHERDELLLVYDYMPNGSLNRFLFNRTGVTPLNWPRRHRILCGLASALLYLHEEWEKRIVHRDVKPSNVMLDVEFNARLGDFGLARFIEHDDSTPDVTTRLAGTPGYMAPECSYTGKATAESDVFSFGIVLLEVATGRRVLERKSPLAEGNFGGLGLGALQPE, encoded by the coding sequence ATGAAAAGGCGGGTTTGTGCTTTGATAAGCCTGCTTCAATTCTTAATTTGTGGTTACGCACAGCAGCCGAATGGGAATAGCACTAATTTTTCCTTTGCCTACTTCAGCCAGAACAACAGCCAGCAGCTCATATACATGGGGAACGCTTCCTTTCCGGCTGAGCGGGGTTATATTGATCTCACACCAGATCCATACGCCACTTTAAACGTTTCTCTTCCAAACGAAACGGCTTCAAATGTGGTGTTTCCGAACTGCATCGGAAGGGTTCTGTACCGGCAGCAGCTCACGATGTGGCCGGTGAGTTTCACCACCGTCTTCACCATCTTCGTCAAACCCGTCGTTTTCAATGGTGACGGTCTTGCCTTCATCATCGTCCCGAACAACAAAATCTTTTTAGCAGGGAGCGACCGGGCTATGCTCGGCCTCTTCGACTCTTCCACAAACGGAAGCACGACTGGGCAACTTGCAATCGAATTCGACACGTACAAGAACCGATTCGACCCGGACGGCAATCATGTGGGCATCGACATCCAGGGCATCATATCCAACGTAACCGCGGGTATGGGAGAACACGGCATCGACATCAAGGCTGGGCGAGCTATACAAGTGCGGGTCGACTATGACGGGTGGGCTAAATCCCTGCAAATCTATGCGCGCTATGCAAACAATACTTCGGCCTACGCGAGCATTCTGAACCACACGGTGGAGCTCGAAAACACTGTTCCAAAATCGGCGTACGTGGGATTTTCTGCGTCAACAGGAAGTTCATACGAGATACACAGAATTCTCGACTGGAATTTCAGCTCGGTGATTTTACCCAACTCTTCTCTTAAATTGCTCCCAGTGAAAACGCCCGGAGGATCTGGCGGTGGGGTCGAAATCGGCGTCTTGGCGGGATCCATTACAGTCGGATTAGTTCTGGTGGGATTATTATTAATCTGGTGGTTCGTGGTGAAGAAAAAGAAGGCTGCTTCAAATCTTGGATACTTCAGCCGGGAACTGGCAGTGATTCAAAACGCGCCTCACCGGTACCCTTACAGGCAACTCGCAGCCGCCACAAACAACTTCAGCGAAGCGGAGCTTCTGGGGACTGGCGGGTTCGGTAGCGTGTACAGAGGAAACCTTAGCGGCGGAGGGAACGAACTGGCGGCGTTGGTAGCGGTGAAGAAAATTTCGGCGGGGTCAAAACAGGGGGCAAAGGAGTTCATCTCAGAAATCACCACCATTGGTCGCCTACGCCACCGGAACCTGGTGCAGCTTCATGGCTGGTGCCACGAGCGCGATGAGCTTCTCCTTGTCTACGATTACATGCCCAACGGAAGCCTGAACAGATTTCTCTTCAACAGAACAGGGGTCACGCCCTTGAATTGGCCCCGGCGTCACAGGATTTTGTGTGGCCTGGCTTCGGCTCTACTGTACCTGCACGAAGAATGGGAGAAGAGGATCGTTCACCGGGACGTGAAGCCCAGCAATGTGATGCTCGACGTGGAGTTCAACGCCCGACTTGGGGACTTCGGTCTGGCCAGGTTTATCGAGCACGACGATTCTACTCCTGATGTGACGACCCGGCTGGCGGGTACGCCCGGGTACATGGCACCAGAGTGCAGCTACACGGGCAAGGCAACCGCAGAGTCGGATGTGTTCAGTTTTGGGATCGTGCTGTTAGAGGTTGCCACTGGTAGGCGGGTGCTGGAGCGGAAGTCTCCATTGGCTGAAGGGAATTTTGGTGGACTGGGTTTGGGGGCTCTACAGCCAGAATAG